One stretch of Nitratiruptor tergarcus DSM 16512 DNA includes these proteins:
- a CDS encoding triose-phosphate isomerase: MILAANFKMNHTRASTRAYLQKLESIDKGDVALYLFPPFTALDNYDTAVATIGAQNAYCAQSGSYTGEIGLEQLEEFGIKTLILGHSERRHLFGESQELITKKFAFFKEQGFTIFYCVGETQEVRESGSTELIYSYIEQQLEGIDVAYEKLIVAYEPVWAIGTGKTATTEDIATMLEFLRTKTKRPLLYGGSVKPQNIAQILQVPECEGALIGTASWNVDTFMTMINIAKEL, translated from the coding sequence ATGATTCTTGCAGCAAATTTTAAAATGAATCATACAAGAGCCTCTACAAGAGCTTATTTGCAAAAACTGGAATCGATTGATAAAGGTGACGTAGCACTTTACCTCTTTCCTCCTTTTACAGCTCTTGATAACTATGATACCGCAGTTGCAACTATTGGTGCGCAAAATGCCTATTGTGCCCAAAGTGGCTCTTATACTGGTGAGATAGGCTTAGAGCAGCTTGAAGAGTTTGGGATTAAAACCCTCATTTTAGGTCACAGCGAGCGGCGTCATCTTTTTGGAGAGAGTCAAGAACTTATTACTAAAAAATTTGCTTTTTTTAAAGAGCAGGGATTTACTATCTTTTATTGTGTTGGTGAGACGCAAGAGGTGCGTGAAAGTGGCAGTACGGAGCTGATATACTCCTACATCGAGCAGCAGTTAGAAGGTATCGATGTAGCGTATGAAAAACTTATTGTTGCTTATGAGCCTGTTTGGGCAATAGGAACAGGAAAAACAGCTACGACAGAAGATATAGCTACAATGCTTGAGTTTCTGCGTACAAAAACAAAACGACCGCTTTTGTATGGTGGAAGTGTCAAACCACAAAATATTGCGCAGATTTTACAAGTACCAGAGTGCGAGGGGGCTTTGATTGGGACAGCTAGTTGGAATGTGGATACATTTATGACAATGATTAACATAGCAAAGGAGCTTTAA
- the fabI gene encoding enoyl-ACP reductase FabI yields the protein MGLMEGKKGLIVGVANNKSIAYGIAKACHREGAKLAFTYLNDSIKKRVDPIAQEFGSDNVYKLDVANKEEFEKLKKALEKDFGKLDFLVHSVAFAPREALDGRFVNTSKEAFEIAMNISVYSLIELTRELLPLMQEGASIVTLSYLGSVRYIPHYNVMGVAKAALEASVRYLAADLGPQGIRVNAISAGPIKTLAASGIGDFRTILKWNEFNAPLRKNVTIDEVGNSAMYLLSDLASGVTGEVHYVDAGYHIMGLAEVEEVDGKTVLVWDQNKD from the coding sequence ATGGGTTTGATGGAAGGAAAAAAAGGGTTAATTGTAGGTGTTGCAAATAATAAATCGATTGCATATGGAATCGCAAAAGCGTGCCATAGAGAAGGAGCCAAGCTTGCTTTTACCTATTTGAATGATTCAATAAAAAAGAGAGTTGATCCAATAGCACAAGAGTTTGGCAGTGACAATGTCTATAAGCTAGATGTTGCAAATAAAGAGGAGTTTGAAAAGCTTAAGAAAGCTTTGGAAAAGGATTTTGGAAAACTAGATTTTTTAGTACACTCTGTCGCCTTTGCTCCAAGGGAAGCTCTAGATGGACGATTTGTCAATACAAGCAAAGAGGCTTTTGAAATTGCAATGAATATATCAGTTTACTCTCTTATTGAACTTACTCGTGAGCTTTTACCACTCATGCAAGAGGGGGCAAGTATTGTGACACTGAGTTATTTAGGATCGGTACGGTATATTCCTCATTATAATGTTATGGGTGTTGCAAAAGCAGCTTTAGAAGCGAGTGTACGTTACCTTGCTGCAGATTTAGGTCCTCAAGGAATTCGCGTGAATGCAATTAGCGCAGGACCAATTAAAACTTTAGCTGCCAGTGGCATAGGAGATTTTCGTACTATTCTTAAATGGAATGAATTCAATGCACCTTTAAGAAAAAATGTAACAATTGATGAAGTAGGAAATAGTGCAATGTATCTGCTCAGTGACCTCGCTAGTGGTGTTACGGGAGAGGTACACTATGTAGATGCTGGCTATCATATCATGGGATTAGCCGAAGTAGAAGAGGTAGATGGTAAAACAGTGCTCGTTTGGGATCAAAATAAAGATTAA
- a CDS encoding porin has protein sequence MKLAKLSLAAIVALSVSAFADVENVKFSGNAKLYYGTTDMDPNDLFDQKSSYGQAAATVAVTADLANGVAGKLSAVGLSTLGLENNLVSGLWAGATDRNGALVGLDSEWWVNEAWLAKTFGNTTIKVGRQELDTPLAFSEKWNIAVNSFDAAVVLNSDLPETTLVAAWVGRGNGAPGQVVYGVSNGSDPFKTYGSAIVDAYNGAVDANGAYAVAAITKLIPMTTAQVWYYSVVSIANAWWLQADVDLKDAVPGLKAGLQYAYIDPQGHISALDESSAWAIKLGYGMDNGLKLCAAYSSTDEDGVIPVANTATGVKAGPGGSQSKLYTEAWWNYGYVGQPDTDAFMLRAAYNMEDVADLMAQYTSTSNDTTNVDMNEFAVTASKSFGNLDATLAYIYTDADDQNGADSYNTIQVYLTYNF, from the coding sequence ATGAAACTGGCAAAATTGAGTCTTGCTGCGATAGTAGCGTTAAGTGTGAGTGCATTCGCTGATGTAGAAAATGTAAAATTTAGTGGTAATGCTAAATTGTATTATGGTACTACTGATATGGATCCAAATGATCTTTTTGATCAGAAAAGCTCTTATGGACAAGCAGCTGCAACTGTAGCAGTTACTGCAGATTTGGCAAATGGAGTAGCTGGAAAACTAAGTGCAGTTGGTCTTTCTACACTTGGTCTTGAAAACAACCTTGTATCTGGTCTTTGGGCAGGTGCAACTGATAGAAATGGTGCTCTAGTTGGTCTTGATTCTGAGTGGTGGGTAAATGAAGCGTGGCTTGCAAAAACTTTTGGTAACACAACTATCAAAGTTGGACGCCAAGAGCTTGACACTCCACTTGCATTTAGTGAAAAATGGAATATTGCTGTAAACAGCTTCGATGCTGCTGTAGTTCTCAATAGCGATCTTCCAGAAACTACATTGGTAGCTGCCTGGGTTGGACGTGGTAATGGTGCTCCTGGTCAAGTAGTTTACGGTGTATCTAATGGTTCAGATCCATTCAAAACTTACGGAAGTGCTATTGTAGATGCATATAATGGTGCTGTTGATGCAAATGGTGCGTATGCAGTTGCAGCAATTACAAAACTTATCCCTATGACTACTGCACAAGTATGGTACTACAGTGTTGTAAGCATTGCAAATGCATGGTGGCTCCAAGCAGATGTTGATCTTAAAGATGCAGTTCCTGGCCTTAAAGCAGGACTTCAGTATGCATACATCGATCCACAAGGTCATATTTCTGCACTTGATGAGTCTAGTGCATGGGCAATCAAACTTGGATATGGTATGGACAATGGTCTTAAACTTTGCGCTGCATACTCTTCAACTGATGAAGATGGTGTAATTCCTGTTGCAAACACTGCTACAGGTGTAAAAGCAGGTCCTGGTGGTTCTCAATCAAAACTCTATACTGAAGCATGGTGGAACTATGGATATGTTGGACAGCCAGATACTGATGCATTTATGCTCAGAGCTGCGTACAACATGGAAGATGTAGCTGATCTTATGGCTCAATATACAAGCACAAGCAATGATACTACAAATGTAGATATGAATGAATTTGCAGTTACTGCAAGTAAGTCTTTTGGTAATCTTGATGCAACTCTTGCATATATCTATACAGATGCAGATGATCAAAACGGAGCTGATAGCTACAACACTATCCAAGTATATCTTACTTATAATTTCTAA
- a CDS encoding ABC transporter permease translates to MKKKVVQKIFYLVWMLLLISLISFFAIHLAPNSFLSAGELNPNITKETLEHLKAIYGLDKPLWQQYISWLWALLHFDFGISFASGKPVIEEIMDRIGITLGINLVSMVIIFVISFYIGIVSALKEGSFIDRFFKNLSLISFSMPSFYLALLLIIIFSVKLGWFPISGLHSLEPKTGFAYYIDLTWHLVLPIFVVVFVGFGTLAQYIRSLTQEILKSDYIFFAKARGIEQQDIIKYYIIPNLKPPIITMLGLSLPGIIGGSVILESIFSINGMGLLFYQAAMARDYPIILGILIITSFLTLLGNIVGDLVLLRLNPYAR, encoded by the coding sequence ATGAAAAAAAAAGTAGTACAAAAAATCTTTTATCTTGTATGGATGCTGCTACTTATTTCGCTTATATCATTTTTTGCTATTCATCTAGCACCAAACTCTTTTTTAAGTGCAGGGGAGCTTAATCCAAATATCACAAAAGAGACACTTGAGCATCTCAAAGCAATATATGGGCTTGATAAGCCTCTGTGGCAGCAGTATATAAGTTGGCTTTGGGCGCTGCTCCATTTTGATTTTGGAATCTCTTTTGCCAGCGGTAAGCCTGTGATTGAAGAGATTATGGATCGTATTGGGATTACACTTGGTATAAATCTTGTTTCCATGGTGATTATCTTTGTTATCTCTTTTTATATTGGAATAGTCTCAGCACTTAAAGAGGGAAGTTTTATAGATAGATTTTTTAAAAATCTCTCCTTGATATCTTTTTCTATGCCATCATTTTACTTGGCACTGCTTCTTATTATTATTTTTTCTGTGAAGCTTGGATGGTTTCCAATTAGTGGTTTGCACTCTTTAGAGCCAAAAACAGGTTTTGCTTACTACATAGATCTTACATGGCATTTGGTTTTGCCTATTTTTGTGGTTGTTTTTGTAGGATTTGGAACACTAGCACAATATATTCGCTCACTCACGCAAGAGATTTTAAAGAGTGACTATATTTTCTTTGCAAAGGCAAGAGGAATAGAGCAGCAAGATATTATTAAATATTATATCATCCCAAATCTCAAGCCTCCAATTATTACTATGTTAGGCCTTTCACTTCCAGGAATCATTGGTGGGAGCGTCATTTTGGAATCGATTTTTTCTATCAATGGCATGGGATTGCTCTTTTATCAAGCAGCTATGGCCAGAGACTATCCTATAATACTTGGGATCTTGATAATTACCTCTTTTTTAACACTTCTTGGAAATATTGTAGGAGATTTGGTACTCTTGCGGCTTAATCCCTACGCAAGGTAG
- the nusA gene encoding transcription termination factor NusA: MEKIVDIIDSIAHEKGLSVEKVTEAIKRAFINTAKRVIGEDLEFEAELDEKNKKMQLFQKILVVEDDDERAKEEPERYITISEAKEIDPDIEVGDELRYPIDLSKQGRTAAMRLHNEIEYHIQRLIEDQLFDKYKQKVGTIISGTVTRVDEEENTWVDIDEVKGVLPKRNRIKGEFFKPGDVIKAILKRVVVDRSYGIYLELSRTTPKFLEELLKLEVPEIKDGLITVEKVARIPGERAKVAVTSHSPKIDPVGACVGVKGVRINAVSKELKGESIDCIEYSPIPEIFVARSLSPAIITSVKIEGEKAIVTLPADQKSKAIGKNGINIRLASMLTGYEIELVEKGSTIQTQETEEEESKPTITLQDLFKE, encoded by the coding sequence ATGGAGAAAATAGTAGATATTATCGATTCTATTGCCCATGAAAAAGGGCTTAGTGTTGAAAAAGTGACTGAAGCTATCAAAAGAGCTTTTATCAATACTGCAAAAAGAGTTATTGGTGAAGATCTCGAATTTGAAGCAGAACTTGATGAAAAAAATAAAAAGATGCAACTATTTCAAAAAATTCTCGTCGTAGAAGATGATGATGAGCGTGCAAAAGAGGAGCCAGAACGTTATATTACTATCTCTGAAGCCAAAGAGATTGATCCAGATATTGAAGTAGGAGATGAACTGCGCTATCCAATAGATCTCTCCAAGCAGGGTCGTACAGCTGCAATGCGTCTCCATAATGAAATAGAGTATCATATCCAGCGTCTCATCGAAGATCAACTCTTTGATAAATATAAGCAAAAAGTTGGAACAATTATTAGTGGTACCGTTACAAGAGTAGATGAGGAGGAAAATACCTGGGTAGATATTGATGAGGTCAAAGGTGTCCTTCCAAAACGCAATCGTATCAAAGGCGAATTTTTTAAGCCTGGAGATGTTATCAAAGCGATATTGAAGCGCGTAGTTGTAGATAGAAGTTATGGTATCTACCTTGAACTCTCCCGCACTACACCAAAATTCCTCGAAGAGCTTCTTAAATTAGAAGTGCCAGAAATCAAAGACGGTCTCATTACAGTAGAAAAAGTTGCAAGAATTCCTGGAGAGCGTGCAAAAGTCGCCGTTACATCCCATAGTCCAAAAATAGATCCTGTCGGAGCATGCGTAGGAGTCAAAGGCGTTAGAATCAATGCTGTAAGCAAAGAGCTCAAAGGTGAAAGTATCGACTGCATTGAGTATTCACCAATTCCAGAGATTTTTGTCGCAAGAAGTCTTAGTCCAGCAATTATAACATCTGTAAAGATCGAAGGAGAAAAGGCTATTGTCACTCTTCCAGCAGATCAAAAATCAAAAGCAATAGGGAAAAATGGTATCAATATAAGGCTTGCTAGTATGCTCACTGGTTATGAGATAGAGCTAGTAGAAAAAGGATCAACTATACAGACTCAAGAAACTGAAGAAGAAGAGAGTAAACCAACAATAACCCTCCAAGATCTTTTTAAAGAGTAA
- a CDS encoding HP0268 family nuclease: MELKLARETLKAKPKTIDLEKIKTEVEKEGSKIFYFDRENSHKDLMDMVDKLESEGFSVYFREVKYGLDENDYIYEVHIIK; the protein is encoded by the coding sequence ATGGAATTGAAACTGGCACGTGAAACGCTCAAAGCAAAACCTAAAACGATAGATCTTGAAAAAATTAAAACAGAAGTAGAAAAAGAGGGAAGTAAAATTTTCTATTTTGATCGAGAAAACTCCCATAAAGATTTGATGGATATGGTTGATAAATTGGAGAGTGAGGGTTTTAGTGTCTATTTTAGAGAAGTAAAATATGGCTTAGATGAAAACGACTATATTTATGAAGTTCATATTATAAAATAA
- the miaB gene encoding tRNA (N6-isopentenyl adenosine(37)-C2)-methylthiotransferase MiaB has product MGKKLYIETLGCAMNVRDSEHIIAELKEKEQFELTDDLSKADLILINTCSVREKPVHKLFSEIGYFNKKKKTGAKIGVCGCTASHLGDEIIKKAPYVSFVLGARNVSKITEVIHKEKAVEVDIDYDESTYAFSDFRSSPYKAFINISIGCDKKCTFCIVPNTRGEEISIPPELVVQEARRAAQNGAKEIFLLGQNVNNYGRRFSDRDRKIDFTDLLKMVSEIGEVKRIRFTSPHPLHMDDKFLEEFANNPKICKSMHMPLQSGSTKVLRDMKRGYTKEWFLDRAMKLRSLVPDVHISTDIIVGFPGESEEDFADTIDVVEQVKFEQIFSFKYSPRPLTPAQNYPNQVPDEIASKRLSFLQDLHLSMLDAISQKEMGKVYEVYFEELKPGGYVAGRTDNNWIVKVKGSEELLGRFVDVKITKPGRLSLEGEVLVNEKV; this is encoded by the coding sequence ATGGGAAAAAAACTCTATATAGAGACTCTTGGATGTGCAATGAATGTTCGTGATAGCGAGCATATTATTGCGGAACTCAAGGAAAAAGAGCAGTTTGAACTCACTGATGATCTAAGCAAAGCCGATCTTATTCTCATTAACACCTGTTCAGTGCGAGAAAAGCCTGTACATAAACTCTTCAGTGAGATTGGCTACTTTAATAAAAAGAAAAAGACTGGTGCAAAAATTGGGGTATGTGGTTGTACTGCTAGTCATTTGGGTGACGAAATCATCAAAAAAGCCCCCTATGTCAGCTTTGTATTGGGGGCGAGAAATGTCTCGAAAATTACTGAAGTAATACATAAAGAAAAGGCAGTTGAAGTAGATATCGATTATGATGAGAGCACTTACGCTTTTAGCGATTTTCGCAGCTCCCCCTATAAAGCATTTATCAATATCTCTATCGGATGTGATAAGAAGTGTACCTTCTGTATAGTACCAAACACAAGAGGCGAAGAGATCTCTATTCCTCCAGAGCTTGTAGTACAAGAAGCTAGACGTGCTGCACAAAATGGGGCTAAAGAGATTTTTTTGCTTGGACAAAATGTCAATAATTATGGTAGACGATTTAGCGATAGAGATCGTAAAATAGATTTTACTGATCTTTTGAAAATGGTAAGTGAAATTGGTGAAGTAAAACGTATCCGATTCACCTCGCCGCATCCTCTGCATATGGATGACAAGTTTTTAGAAGAGTTTGCAAACAATCCAAAAATTTGTAAATCGATGCATATGCCATTGCAGAGTGGAAGCACAAAGGTGCTGCGAGATATGAAGAGGGGCTATACGAAAGAGTGGTTTTTAGATAGGGCTATGAAACTGCGATCTCTTGTGCCTGATGTGCATATCTCTACAGATATTATTGTAGGATTTCCAGGTGAAAGTGAAGAGGATTTTGCTGATACAATTGATGTTGTCGAGCAGGTAAAGTTCGAGCAGATTTTTAGTTTTAAATACTCTCCAAGGCCATTAACACCTGCCCAAAACTACCCCAATCAAGTACCAGATGAAATAGCAAGTAAGAGACTTAGCTTCTTACAAGATCTGCATTTAAGTATGCTTGATGCTATCAGTCAAAAAGAGATGGGAAAAGTATATGAAGTCTACTTTGAAGAGCTTAAACCTGGTGGTTATGTAGCAGGCCGTACTGATAATAACTGGATAGTAAAAGTCAAAGGGAGTGAAGAGCTCTTGGGTAGATTTGTTGATGTCAAAATTACCAAGCCGGGTCGCCTCTCTTTAGAGGGTGAAGTGCTCGTGAATGAAAAAGTTTAA
- a CDS encoding lysophospholipid acyltransferase family protein: protein MKKFKRKILLLLLPPLGAFFMRLLFWSCKKEFHLPQNLPKEPFIVAFWHGELLMQPFLYKKIRNSHPIAVMISEHFDGELIAKTIKSFGFTTIRGSSRRGGAKVLIAAVKKLRQGYDIAITPDGPKGPRLSVASGIVALSQKTGAKIVPFSYKASAFWQLQSWDRFIIPKPFSTIVFRVGEPFDVAGLDEEAAKEFVKNQMLQYSKNR, encoded by the coding sequence ATGAAAAAGTTTAAACGAAAAATACTTCTTCTACTTCTTCCGCCTCTTGGGGCATTTTTTATGCGCCTTCTTTTTTGGAGTTGCAAAAAAGAGTTCCATCTTCCACAAAATCTCCCTAAGGAGCCATTTATTGTAGCTTTTTGGCATGGGGAGCTTTTGATGCAGCCCTTTTTATATAAAAAAATCCGCAACTCCCATCCTATTGCAGTTATGATAAGTGAGCATTTTGATGGAGAATTGATTGCAAAAACAATAAAAAGTTTTGGATTTACGACAATACGAGGATCTTCAAGGCGGGGAGGAGCTAAAGTACTTATTGCTGCAGTAAAAAAGCTTCGTCAAGGTTATGATATTGCTATTACACCTGATGGTCCAAAGGGACCTAGGTTAAGTGTTGCATCTGGAATTGTAGCTCTTTCACAAAAGACAGGAGCAAAAATCGTCCCTTTTTCTTATAAAGCTTCAGCATTTTGGCAGCTTCAAAGCTGGGATCGTTTCATTATCCCAAAGCCATTTTCTACAATTGTGTTTCGAGTCGGTGAGCCTTTTGATGTAGCAGGATTAGATGAAGAGGCTGCTAAAGAGTTTGTAAAGAATCAAATGCTACAATACAGTAAAAACCGCTAA
- a CDS encoding PilN domain-containing protein, which produces MQKRYLFFDAKGQSIHLHSTYEKATPLAVVHDGWIIELEQKEFNKLRAADTTASIISPWSYLYLQYMREAKENALFIAILEEHIFAITFANTKPVFWQIYEKQKSNLTELIEDFLKNFYAQEKSYFIESIYIYDFAGSEVDAQEIEEKLFIPVTYKQCSSDELDADDIETYAVSTEERRESLWKRYKALFGVVVALFLVLIGYEFYLRNAIASYQEKIEELVKLQVETANTNNALTAKLMQLKKLTPFINELKQVNPLIVERIRSVFDLVPENAYLTKAEFNSNELILEGICKDRDTLLHSLHEKLSQTYKKGKISFSKRSEGFYFKALYKEMREKNE; this is translated from the coding sequence TTGCAGAAGAGATATCTCTTTTTCGATGCAAAAGGGCAAAGTATTCATTTGCATAGTACTTATGAAAAAGCAACTCCTCTAGCGGTAGTACATGATGGATGGATAATTGAGCTTGAGCAAAAAGAGTTTAATAAATTAAGAGCAGCCGATACTACTGCTTCTATAATTTCTCCTTGGAGCTATCTCTACCTCCAATATATGAGGGAAGCCAAAGAGAATGCTCTATTTATAGCAATTTTGGAAGAGCATATATTTGCTATTACTTTTGCTAATACAAAACCTGTGTTTTGGCAAATTTATGAGAAACAAAAGAGCAATCTTACAGAGCTTATTGAGGATTTTCTCAAAAATTTTTATGCACAAGAAAAGAGCTATTTTATTGAGAGTATCTATATATATGATTTTGCTGGATCTGAAGTTGATGCGCAAGAGATTGAAGAGAAGCTCTTTATTCCAGTTACATATAAGCAGTGCAGCAGTGATGAACTTGATGCGGACGATATAGAGACATATGCAGTAAGTACAGAGGAGAGAAGAGAGAGTCTTTGGAAAAGATATAAAGCCCTCTTTGGTGTTGTGGTTGCACTCTTTTTAGTATTAATTGGTTATGAGTTTTATTTGCGTAATGCCATTGCATCGTATCAAGAAAAAATAGAGGAACTTGTCAAATTGCAGGTTGAAACTGCAAATACTAATAACGCTCTTACAGCAAAACTTATGCAACTCAAAAAACTAACCCCCTTTATTAATGAACTCAAACAGGTTAATCCATTGATTGTGGAGCGTATCCGCAGCGTTTTTGATCTGGTTCCAGAAAATGCTTACCTTACAAAAGCAGAGTTTAATAGTAATGAGCTTATTTTAGAAGGTATCTGTAAAGATAGAGATACGCTTCTACATTCTCTTCACGAAAAACTTTCTCAAACGTACAAAAAAGGAAAAATAAGTTTTAGCAAGAGGAGTGAGGGATTTTATTTCAAAGCACTTTACAAAGAGATGAGAGAAAAAAATGAGTAA
- the tilS gene encoding tRNA lysidine(34) synthetase TilS, producing the protein MEINSLELLCLDKLRQGKNLLAFSAGTDSTALFFLLMQHKISFDIAIVDYQLRQQSKQEIAYAKELAQKYHKKIYIKSAPLTPPSIEEKARKIRYDFFSSIIKKEMYDNLITAHQLNDQFEWFLMQFAKGAGVVELLGMEPCTEKEHFTIVRPLLFVSRDEIVLYLQKHKIKYFTDTSNFDQNFTRNFIRHNFSDPFIKKFAAGVKRSFHYLLEDKKLLENEIFRQKELYFARRTGSSYQDKRVLDKIFKRFGYLLSTSQKEEIFRQKEGVIASKFAFVLTEHFIIVAPYIITPIPKKIREIYRKHKIPKILRGYFFAERISPTLFDRLL; encoded by the coding sequence TTGGAGATAAACTCGTTGGAACTCTTGTGTCTGGATAAACTGCGCCAAGGCAAAAACCTCCTTGCCTTTTCTGCAGGCACAGATTCCACAGCACTCTTTTTTCTTCTTATGCAGCATAAAATCTCATTTGATATTGCAATAGTAGATTATCAATTGCGCCAGCAAAGCAAGCAAGAGATAGCTTATGCCAAAGAACTTGCGCAAAAATATCATAAAAAAATCTACATCAAATCAGCCCCACTCACACCCCCTAGTATAGAGGAGAAAGCCCGCAAGATACGCTATGATTTTTTTTCTTCTATTATAAAAAAAGAGATGTATGATAATCTCATTACAGCCCATCAACTTAATGATCAATTTGAATGGTTTTTGATGCAGTTTGCAAAAGGAGCAGGAGTGGTAGAGCTGTTGGGGATGGAGCCTTGTACAGAGAAAGAGCATTTTACCATTGTGCGCCCTCTTCTATTTGTAAGCCGCGATGAGATTGTATTATATCTTCAAAAACACAAAATCAAATATTTCACAGATACTTCCAATTTCGATCAAAACTTCACGCGTAACTTTATTCGTCACAATTTTAGCGATCCCTTCATAAAAAAATTTGCTGCTGGTGTGAAGAGAAGTTTTCATTATCTCCTTGAAGATAAAAAACTACTTGAAAATGAGATTTTTCGCCAAAAAGAGCTTTATTTTGCAAGAAGAACAGGTAGTTCCTATCAGGATAAAAGAGTTTTGGATAAGATTTTCAAAAGGTTTGGATATCTTCTCTCAACGTCACAAAAAGAGGAGATTTTTCGCCAAAAAGAGGGAGTTATTGCATCAAAATTTGCTTTTGTGTTGACTGAGCACTTTATAATTGTAGCGCCCTATATTATTACCCCTATTCCAAAAAAGATACGAGAAATATATCGCAAACATAAAATTCCAAAGATACTGCGAGGATATTTTTTCGCAGAGCGTATTTCTCCTACTCTATTTGATAGACTTTTATAA
- the rimO gene encoding 30S ribosomal protein S12 methylthiotransferase RimO — MKKLHVVSLGCTKNLVDTEVMLGKLQEYALTQNPQEADLIIVNTCGFIGPAKEESLQTIFELHSVRKKDSLLVMAGCLSERYKEELQKELKEVDIFTGVGDYAKIDKLIEKKKSSFSDQVYLIRNEERLITGSNYHAYIKLSEGCNQRCSFCAIPSFKGRLQSRPLENITQEIKNLTAKGYKDFTFVSQDSSSYLRDQGIADGLVRLIEEVEKIEGVQSARILYLYPSTTSMHLIDTIAASQKFVNYFEMPIQHISDRMLKIMRRGIGSAKTKELLYAMREAPESFLRTSIIVGHPGESEEDFAQLVTFLEEFDFDRINLFAYSDEEGTSAYEFNDKIPQHIIDERLAILDTIVKEKTQKSLENDRDKTVEAYLDGTSEESDLLLSARKKIWAPEVDGEILINDSQVDKISIGELYKIHINEVVGDKLVGTLVSG; from the coding sequence ATGAAAAAGTTACATGTTGTCTCATTAGGTTGTACAAAAAATCTCGTTGATACAGAAGTTATGCTTGGAAAACTCCAAGAGTATGCATTGACACAAAATCCGCAAGAAGCAGATCTCATCATTGTCAATACCTGTGGTTTTATAGGACCAGCAAAAGAGGAGAGTCTACAAACAATCTTTGAGCTGCATAGCGTAAGAAAAAAGGACTCTCTTTTGGTTATGGCAGGATGTTTAAGCGAGCGGTATAAAGAGGAGCTACAAAAAGAGCTCAAAGAGGTAGATATCTTTACAGGCGTAGGGGACTACGCAAAGATTGATAAACTTATAGAGAAAAAAAAGAGTAGTTTTAGCGATCAAGTCTATCTCATTCGCAATGAAGAGCGACTCATTACAGGCTCCAATTACCATGCCTATATCAAACTCAGCGAAGGGTGTAATCAGCGCTGTAGCTTCTGCGCTATTCCTTCATTCAAAGGCAGACTCCAATCGCGCCCTCTTGAAAACATCACACAAGAGATCAAAAACCTCACTGCAAAAGGGTATAAAGATTTTACCTTCGTTTCACAAGATAGTAGCTCATATCTAAGAGATCAAGGCATTGCAGATGGACTTGTTAGGCTTATTGAAGAGGTAGAAAAGATTGAGGGAGTGCAAAGCGCTCGCATCCTCTATCTCTATCCTTCTACAACTTCTATGCACCTCATAGATACTATAGCTGCATCACAAAAATTTGTGAACTACTTTGAAATGCCTATCCAACATATAAGCGATAGGATGCTCAAAATAATGCGTAGAGGCATAGGTTCTGCAAAAACAAAAGAACTTCTCTATGCTATGCGAGAAGCTCCAGAGAGCTTTTTGCGTACAAGTATCATTGTAGGACATCCAGGAGAGAGTGAAGAGGATTTTGCCCAACTTGTAACATTTTTAGAAGAGTTTGACTTTGATCGCATCAATCTCTTTGCCTATAGTGATGAAGAGGGGACATCTGCTTACGAATTTAACGATAAAATCCCGCAACATATCATTGATGAGAGGTTAGCAATCCTCGATACTATAGTAAAAGAAAAAACACAAAAAAGTCTAGAAAATGATAGAGATAAAACAGTTGAAGCATATCTTGATGGCACAAGCGAAGAGAGTGATCTACTTCTTAGTGCACGTAAAAAGATCTGGGCACCAGAAGTGGATGGGGAAATTCTCATTAATGACTCGCAAGTAGACAAAATCTCTATAGGAGAGCTCTACAAAATCCATATCAATGAAGTAGTTGGAGATAAACTCGTTGGAACTCTTGTGTCTGGATAA